The following coding sequences lie in one Apium graveolens cultivar Ventura chromosome 3, ASM990537v1, whole genome shotgun sequence genomic window:
- the LOC141711712 gene encoding putative WRKY transcription factor 20, whose translation MEGQHSYSHSFTPPTSDAVAAGSTGARYKLMSPAKLPISRSTSITIPPGLSPTSFLESPVLLSNIKAEPSPTTGSFFNSQLMHGFGGSVALSLSGNCSNNNSFDEQKSSCFEFKPHVGSNSVSGLATSGHPVSSGFYQQKNEHLEQTQNQCQFQSYVSMPLARYEMPTSKDSSQYAPVNMSTAITCAPSTVEYDELSLRGHSKSGNEDPQSDQRDALPSVAPDKSSDDGYNWRKYGQKLVKGCEFPRSYYKCTYPNCDVKKIFERALDGQIKEIVYKGTHDHPKPQPSRRFTAGALISIQEEKAVNASSLTGQGDTAYSQTLSADQNGTPLSSPRGVNADNVDGSSPLFNSVTDDIDNDDQFMKRRRTDVGSIEISPVVKPIREPRVVVQTLSEVDILDDGYRWRKYGQKVVRGNPNPRSYYKCTNAGCPVRKHVERASHDPKAVITTYEGKHNHDVPAAKTNSHDMSGSAPINGTSRVRPEDCSTISLDLGVGRNYGVENNGYEQQTTLGSEHVRSQVQASTAPTCYGVANGGIILYGSRDNHVENHNFESPPLGQFS comes from the exons ATGGAAGGCCAACACTCGTACTCTCACTCCTTCACTCCCCCCACTTCCGATGCCGTCGCCGCCGGATCCACCGGAGCTAGGTACAAGCTCATGTCTCCGGCCAAACTTCCGATCTCTCGCTCCACTTCCATCACCATTCCTCCTGGTCTCAGTCCTACCTCCTTCCTCGAGTCACCTGTTCTCCTCTCCAACATCAAG GCAGAGCCTTCACCAACAACTGGTTCATTTTTCAATTCCCAACTGATGCATGGCTTCGGTGGCTCGGTTGCATTATCGTTAAGCGGAAATTGCTCCAATAACAATTCTTTTGATGAACAAAAATCCAGCTGCTTTGAGTTCAAACCTCATGTTGGTTCTAATTCAGTTTCTGGGCTGGCAACATCAGGACATCCG GTTTCATCAGGTTTTTATCAGCAGAAAAATGAGCATCTTGAACAAACTCAAAATCAATGCCAGTTTCAGTCATATGTATCAATGCCTTTAGCCAGATATGAGATGCCAACCTCTAAAGATTCTAGCCAATATGCTCCCGTGAATATGTCAACTGCAATAACTTGTGCACCTTCTACTGTCGAATATGATGAACTGAGCCTAAGAGGTCACTCTAAAAGTGGAAATGAAGACCCACAATCAGATCAAAGAGATGCCTTGCCGTCTGTTGCACCTGATAAATCATCCGATGATGGGTATAATTGGCGAAAGTATGGGCAGAAACTTGTTAAAGGATGTGAGTTTCCTCGAAGCTATTACAAATGTACATATCCCAACTGCGATGTGAAGAAGATTTTCGAGCGCGCCCTTGACGGACAAATAAAAGAGATAGTGTACAAGGGAACACATGATCATCCTAAACCTCAACCTAGCCGTCGTTTCACTGCTGGTGCTCTTATATCCATCCAAGAGGAAAAAGCTGTTAATGCTTCATCTTTAACCGGTCAAGGAG ACACCGCATACAGTCAGACCCTTAGTGCTGATCAGAATGGCACTCCTTTATCGTCTCCTCGAGGAGTCAATGCTGATAATGTTGATGGTTCCTCTCCACTATTCAACAGCGTCACTGATGACATTGACAATGATGATCAATTTATGAAGCGAAG AAGGACAGATGTTGGCAGCATTGAAATATCTCCAGTAGTTAAGCCCATTCGTGAACCACGTGTTGTTGTTCAAACTTTAAGTGAAGTTGATATACTAGATGATGGGTACCGATGGCGTAAATATGGGCAGAAAGTGGTCCGAGGCAATCCTAATCCCAG GAGCTATTACAAGTGTACAAATGCTGGATGCCCGGTGAGGAAACATGTGGAGAGGGCATCGCATGATCCGAAAGCAGTTATCACTACATATGAGGGAAAACACAATCACGATGTTCCTGCTGCAAAGACGAATAGCCATGATATGTCAGGATCTGCACCTATTAATGGCACGTCAAGAGTCAGACCAGAAGATTGTAGCACCATTAGCCTTGATCTTGGAGTTGGAAGGAACTATGGAGTTGAAAACAATGGTTACGAGCAACAAACCACATTAGGTTCCGAGCATGTCAGAAGCCAGGTTCAAGCATCTACAGCTCCAACATGCTATGGTGTAGCAAATGGAGGCATTATTCTATATGGATCTAGAGACAACCATGTTGAAAACCATAATTTCGAATCTCCGCCTTTAGGCCAGTTCTCTTAG